Genomic segment of Calditrichota bacterium:
AGTTTGTACGTGCCCGGGGGAACGTTCAGAATAAAAAAGGTGCCGTTGATATCCGTGGCAGCGCCCATTGTGGTTCCCACAATCAGAATATTCACACCCGGCAGGGCATCACCGGTTCGAGCATCCACCACTTTGCCTTTAATTTTTCCGGTGGTCCCGGCAAAGCCAATGGTGGACCCAAGACCAAAAGTAAACAAAAGAAAGATTACAATTTGATACAGGTACTTTTTTTTCATGGCCTACCTCTTTTGTTTTTTATAAGACTTTATAAAGGAAGGAAAATTTATTGTCTAATATAACTCCGTTTATTGTGGCAAGTCAAGTAAAAAAAATTAAGCATCTTTAATTTTTATCTTGACAATGGATTTTTTTTTCTTTATACTATTGTAAATTTTCTTTATTGACCAACCTGACTTTCGATTTCTAAGTTTTCAATTCTTAATTAGTTCGTGGGGCTGATTCTCAAAATTTACAGTTTTTCCACAAACAACGGTTTTATTCCCCCGAAAATAGAGAACCTTTACACTTTCGCTGGAATTACGAATTGTGGGAAGGAGGTGAAAAGAAAGCTGTTTTGGTAAGATTTGTGTGTGGTTAACCCAATTAAACAAGGAGGTAGGACGTATGAAAAAGTTTGGCGCATTATTTTTTGTAGTCGTATTTGTTTTCTTTATGGCTTCGTTTGGTTACAGCCAGGAATATCTGGGCAATGGATTTACAAAAATAATGGAAATCCTGGAACAACCAAAAACCCAAACGGCCGTTGACTCCGTTATTTTGCCTCAGCGAATTGCCGATTTGGATGAGGTTCATGCCGGTTACGATTTTGACGGTGACGGCAATATGGAATTCTTCTATATTACTGATGAAACCGGCCCGAACTCCGGGCTCGATCATGGAACATCCAATGCAGTTTATCTCTACGAATACAACCCCAATACAGGTAATTTTGACCTGACCTGGAAGTATTCGGCAGGCGAATTCAGCTGGGCTTCCTTTCCAACGGCTTGTGTGGCCGATCTGGACGGCGACGGAAACAAGGAACTGGTGATTGGCGTCCCTTACAGCAGCAATCAGCCCACACCCGATGCCAACCCCGACCGCCTGTTGGTTTTTGAAGGTGAACCCGGCGTGGGTCTGCCTGATACCCCCACGGCCACCTGGAATTTTGACGCTCCGCCTGCCACCAACACTCGTCCGTCAGCCATGGCTGCCGGCGATATTGATGGCGACGGCAAGGACGAACTGGCCGTCGGCTTCCGTAAATGGCCGTCAGCTGCCGGTTCTGCATTAATGATCTGCTCTCTGGATGGTGATTTTGCCGGCATTTTTACCCAGTGGAAAATCGAAGCTATCGACACCACAACCGGCTATGGCTCAGATTATTCGGCCGACATCACCGATGTGGACAATGACGGTCACAAAGAAGCCCTGTTTTCCATTTACAGCGGCGGCGGTCCCCAGGTTTTTTACGAAGCCACCGGCCCCGATACCTATGAAAAACATGTTTTCGATTTCTACCCCTACAAAACCATTCAGGCTGCTTCTCACTTTGATGCCAATAATGACGGAAAAGAAGAAGTGGTCCTGGGACGCACCAATGGCACAGTCGTTCTGGACGTGAACGTGACAGACCTGGCCACTGCCGACAGCACCAACACCCCGGTTGTGGCAACCGTTGAACCCGGTGGAATTCGTGGACTGGCCGCCGGAGACTTCGATAAAGACGGCAATGGCGATATTTTTGTCGGTGGAAATTATGCAGGAAGTGTCTGGAGAATGGAATACAACGGCAGCGGCGATATCGCTGATTCCGCCAGCTACACGTACACCAAGGTCTTTAACACCGATACCGCCCGCGGCGCCCGTATTTACGATATTTCCTTCCCCGGCGATTCGGAAGACCAGCTTGAGGGATATACCTCCAACGACATGAATGGCAACGGAAAACCCGAATTGCTCATCGCGGTTGAAGATGGCGATTCCCTCCAGCCCCGTTTTTACATGCTGGAAGCCGGTGCCGGAAATGCCGTTCACGAGATGCCTGTCAATCTGGTTCAGAACTACACCTTGAATCAAAACTATCCCAATCCGTTCAACCCGACCACGGATATTTCATTCTCCCTGAAAAAAGCCGGTCGCGTGACGATTACCATTTACAACGCATTGGGCAAAAAGGTNNNNNNNNNNNNNNNNNNNNNNNNNNNNNNNNNNNNNTACAAAGTAACCTGGGATGCCACCAACGATGCCGGCGTACGGGTTACCTCCGGCGTGTATTATTACTCCATGCACGTCAACAATTTCAAGAGCACCCGCCAAATGGTTTTGATGAAATAAGATCGCTTTTGAAAAACTTAAAGCCTGTCAGATTCTCTGACAGGCTTTTTTAATTTTACGCTCGTGAAACCTCCTGCCCCATTTTTTTATCTCTCACGCTGTTTTTCTCCTTGACTTCAGCAGGCAGGTTCGTTATATTTGATGAAAACTTTTTGCTTCCGGGGATTGGCTTTCCTCAAAAAGAATTTTCGGACACATTAAACACATCTCAATTCTTTGAATACAATTATCTTTTTGTTTTCCAAGGAGGATTTCTTCAATGAAAATGCGGCTTCCTGTTTTTCTGTCCCTTATTTTATTATTTCTATTGCCCGTATCGCTTTGGGCAGGAACCACCGGCAAAATCGTGGGAACGGTTAAAGATGCCACAAACGGACAACCACTGCCGGGCGTAAATATTCTGCTGGAGGGCACTCAGATTGGGGCGGCAACCGATGCCAGGGGCTATTTTTCAATCATCAATGTCCCTCCCGGCCGGTACACCCTGCTCGCCCGGATGATGGGTTACACCACACTTCGCATAAAGGACGTCCGGGTGCGTGTGGACTTAACCACCCGCCTTCCTATTGAACTCAGTCCCACGGTGCTTAAATTGGGGAAAAGTGTAACCGTAACCGCCACACGGCCGATGATTCAAAAGGATATTACGTCCACTCAATCCATTGTTGATGCCAAGGACATCGAGCAAATGCCGGTGGAATCGGTTTCTCAGGTACTGGAATTGCAGGCGGGCTTTGTAAAAAGTCCCGGAGGCGCTCTGCACGTGCGCGGCGGACGCTCCGGCGAAGTGGCCTACATGGTGGACGGTGTTTCGATCACCGATCCTTACGGTGTATCGGCGGCTATTACCGTAGAGAAAAACGCCATCCAGGAATTGCAGGTGGTTAGCGGCACCTTCAATGCGGAATACGGGCAGGCCATGTCGGGAATTATTAATATTGTGACAAAAGAGGGTACCTCCCGCTACAAGGGAAGCGTTTCTGTCTATCTCGGAGATTATGTCAGCACCCACTCAGACCTTTTTAACCACATTGATGCCGTAAATCCGCTCAGTATTCAGGACGGAGAATTTTCTTTTAGCGGCCCGGTTCCAGCCACTCACAAACGCCTGACCTTTTTCACCTCCGGACGGTATTTTTATAATGAAGGGTACCTGTACGGGATTCGCCGTTTTCTGCCCGCCGATTCCAGTTTTTTCGATTCGCCGGACACCAGCCAGTGGAAAATTCAGGAAAGCGGCGACGGAGCCTGGGTATCGATGAATCCCTTTACAAAATTTTCGGGACAGGGAAAACTCTCGTACCGGATTTCCCCTTCCATAAAATTGACTTACACCGGATTCCTTAATCAAAATCGGTATCAAACCTACAGTCACAAATTCAAACTGGATCCGGACGGAAATCTCAAGCGTTTCCAGTCACAGTTTACCAATATTTTCACCCTGAACCATATGCTGTCGCCCAATACATTTTATTCCTTCAAATACTCCAATTTTTCAAACGGTTACCATCACTACGTGTACGAAAATCCCACGGATCCCCGGTACGTGAGTCCCCGGCGGTTTTACAGCTCGTCCGGGTATCGGTTTTACACCGGGGGGCAAAACATGAACCATTTTTACCGAAATACCCTTACTCACGTGTACAAATTAGAGCTGACGAGCCAGATCAACCGAAATCATCAAATAAAGACCGGGTTGGAATACCGTTGGAACCGTCTTTTTTACGAAGCCTTTACGATTCGTTTGGACTGGCAAACCCACTGGAAACCGCAGGTTCCGGGATTTGACTCGCCATCACACAACCGATACGTTCACCATCCCACAGAGTTGGCCTATTTTATTCAGGACAAAATTGAATTAAAGGACATGATT
This window contains:
- a CDS encoding T9SS type A sorting domain-containing protein, giving the protein MKKFGALFFVVVFVFFMASFGYSQEYLGNGFTKIMEILEQPKTQTAVDSVILPQRIADLDEVHAGYDFDGDGNMEFFYITDETGPNSGLDHGTSNAVYLYEYNPNTGNFDLTWKYSAGEFSWASFPTACVADLDGDGNKELVIGVPYSSNQPTPDANPDRLLVFEGEPGVGLPDTPTATWNFDAPPATNTRPSAMAAGDIDGDGKDELAVGFRKWPSAAGSALMICSLDGDFAGIFTQWKIEAIDTTTGYGSDYSADITDVDNDGHKEALFSIYSGGGPQVFYEATGPDTYEKHVFDFYPYKTIQAASHFDANNDGKEEVVLGRTNGTVVLDVNVTDLATADSTNTPVVATVEPGGIRGLAAGDFDKDGNGDIFVGGNYAGSVWRMEYNGSGDIADSASYTYTKVFNTDTARGARIYDISFPGDSEDQLEGYTSNDMNGNGKPELLIAVEDGDSLQPRFYMLEAGAGNAVHEMPVNLVQNYTLNQNYPNPFNPTTDISFSLKKAGRVTITIYNALGKKV
- a CDS encoding TonB-dependent receptor — encoded protein: MKMRLPVFLSLILLFLLPVSLWAGTTGKIVGTVKDATNGQPLPGVNILLEGTQIGAATDARGYFSIINVPPGRYTLLARMMGYTTLRIKDVRVRVDLTTRLPIELSPTVLKLGKSVTVTATRPMIQKDITSTQSIVDAKDIEQMPVESVSQVLELQAGFVKSPGGALHVRGGRSGEVAYMVDGVSITDPYGVSAAITVEKNAIQELQVVSGTFNAEYGQAMSGIINIVTKEGTSRYKGSVSVYLGDYVSTHSDLFNHIDAVNPLSIQDGEFSFSGPVPATHKRLTFFTSGRYFYNEGYLYGIRRFLPADSSFFDSPDTSQWKIQESGDGAWVSMNPFTKFSGQGKLSYRISPSIKLTYTGFLNQNRYQTYSHKFKLDPDGNLKRFQSQFTNIFTLNHMLSPNTFYSFKYSNFSNGYHHYVYENPTDPRYVSPRRFYSSSGYRFYTGGQNMNHFYRNTLTHVYKLELTSQINRNHQIKTGLEYRWNRLFYEAFTIRLDWQTHWKPQVPGFDSPSHNRYVHHPTELAYFIQDKIELKDMIVNVGVRYERFNPDGKVLADPRDPNITQPLKPEHRADPLEKRRTYWFKDASSKTQISPRIGIAYPITDQGVIHFSYGHFLQIPPYSYLYTNPDFEVTGGLSSLIGNANLEPQRTVSYEIGLQQQLTSDIAIDITGYYKDVRNLLGTQIIETYAGGDRYALYVNRDYGNIRGITLTLRKNYSNYLSGQIDYTYGVAEGNASDPNSVFYDVASGREPEKQLIYLAWDQTHTLNGSVTISDPQKWGVSLIGQYGSGLPYTPTYQGQRTSFENSERKPMTLNVDLRAHYDFAFKGLRTSLFLLIYNLLDRKNELLVYTDTGRATYTLVPQYTGDTRFPNTLKDYLTRPDYFSAPREVKTGIVVYF